One genomic region from Acidobacteriota bacterium encodes:
- a CDS encoding helix-turn-helix domain-containing protein: protein MDNPRRIRSSQKHRGNVSRTARELGLTRASLYRRMHKYEL from the coding sequence TTGGACAATCCTCGCCGGATACGGAGTAGCCAAAAGCATCGCGGCAACGTCAGCCGGACCGCGCGGGAACTGGGCCTGACACGGGCTTCCCTGTACCGGCGAATGCATAAGTATGAGCTTTGA